TATCTGGTGGGCAGCGGTGGGAAGCGGTGGGCAGGCAGCCCGTGGGCAGTGGCTGTGGTGGCCGAAATCGCGTCACAGATTCGGGTTCTCTTAATTTATTAGTCGGCGGGACCCGTAGTCCGGCCGCTTGTATCGGAAACCGTTTTCGATTTCTTTTGTATTAGGCTACGCATTACACTATGTAAATGTGGTTCTGCGGCGACTAAGTTGTTGGCGGAAGTTGTTGAAAATAAATCATGCTTCGACTGGCGCACGCACACTGCCGCAGCAGATACGTCGGCAAAGATGCCTCTCCCTCggcctcctcccccctccacctccacctccccctACTCCACCAAACACCCCAGAACAGTGCCGCCCATTTTCAACAGATGAATTAAACGCATTTTAAACACAGATGAGAgcacatatgtgcatatatgcTCATGTGCATGTAcatggatgtacatatgtatgtatgtatcagaGTTCGCATGAATGCAGATCCGCATATAGCATAGTATATTCGAACACAGATTGTTGTCATGAATGAAACTTATATGtcgtacatactcgtatatcagGCGGCAACTGCACTTCGATTCGCAACTTTTCCGAATCATAGGAGATGCATTTTGAAGGTAATTTCAATTCAAGCCGATTCGAtacgattcgattcgattcgattcgagtCGAATGTCAACGTTTGCCCAATGTTTACCTGCTTTTCAATATTCTCAAAAGGCAGCTTCGCGCACTAGACAGGCACTTTATGTATTTCGTATTTGagcaattttatttttacacagACAAAAAATCAGCGGCACAGAGGCATAAGCCACACCACAAGAACTGCGATCCGTAGTGCGTTGCCTCTCCTCATAACTCCACACCACAGTGGCACAGTAGCACAGTAGCGAAGTAGCAGAGCACACaacgatccgatccgatccaacCGACGGCTTCTCGAGAACTGAGCGGACGCCAATCCAACGTTCGCTCGGAGCTGAAAAAAACGTCCCATATGCGACGACTTTTTCCACACACATTTCGGCCGTGCACAGTGCGTTGGAATAGTGGGATAGTGGGAAAAATTTACGTATTATTTCGTATATGTAGCTTCCTCCAAGCGAAAAACCCAGGCCAGGGCACGCAcatatgtctgtctgtccatccgtccgtctgttTCTTTGCTGATCCAGACGCCGCCGAATCATGAGAAGGTGCCGCTGCTGGTTGTAAACCAAGTGTTACACGCCGTCGACGATGAGAAATGAACCAACTTTCCCGATGAAATACTTTACTGTttacaattaaatttaataattttatgaTCGAAAAGTACACATATGCGTACGTAGAAACCTACACTTTGATTTGGATATTAAATGGCTAAAACGTATGCTATTTACATTGGCATGGAATTGCTTGGCTTTCATCttgggctggagctggagctgtagctggagcgTCACTATTGATAGCAGTGCCATGCAGCCACCCGCTCGCCGGGTGGAGTCTCCCGGATAAGACGCATCTGCTCCGAGCCCGTGTCCCCAGCACGATCGCCCCCGATCAGAACTGTGCCCAGAACCAGTTTCTTGCCCATCTTCTTGGTGGCCAGCGTTACCCGTACGACAATGTTGTCCAGCTGCTCCAGACTGCGGAGCGGGATGGTTATTGTTCCCTCATTGGCGTCCGTACCATCGTCCCATTTGGTAGAGAGCGACGGGAAGAAGTTGGGCGACTTCCAGGCATCTATGTAGATGCCATGCTCAAAGGCAGTGGTCTTCACGTAGACTCCAGCACTGGCCGTGGCCTCCAGCTCATCCTTGACTTTGTTGGAGCAGCGCATGCGCGTGGTCGTCACGCGCAGAACGTATCTGCCGGACTCGATATGGCTGGCATTGCTCATGCCCATCTTCCGCTTCACCTCGGCGGTCATTCGTTGCCAATTGTTCGATGCAGGTCCTGGTGCAGGAGTTGGCGTCGGAGTCGTCTCGGGAATGCCGCCGCCTTCTGTTGGCTCCCCCTCGCCGAGATCGCGCACCTCAAGGGCCAGCTCGACAACGCCTTTGGGAGAGTTATTAAGCTGGAAATAAAGTGCGACAATTAATTTAGCTGTTGGGATTGCCATTCCaaataatttgttttcttGTGTTGTTGTGGTTTCCCAACTGCAATCGGCGGAGTCAGCTTTCACTCTGGACAATTAAGGTACATCTCCATTACGTTGAAAAACATACACTGGGCCGCTGGGACGCTTGGGCGCCATGTCAACACAAGTTCGGGTCAGGTTATTTGGTAACagtcatatacatatgtacgcaCAAGCAGTAGTTATGTCTTTCTTTATTTCTAACTTACagtgttattgttgttgttgctgctggacgTTGTTTTGGAGACCGTCGTCGTTATATCTTTGATGGGAAGCCATAGCTCTTCCGAGGAATAGCACCCAGTTCGTGCATTCCGCTTAAAAAGTTTGGGCTCCAGGTAGCAAGTGACGGAACCTGAGAGAACCGATCAGCGAAGTTTCGAAGAATGTGTGTGTCCCCACTTGACACTCACCTATGTTCCTCCGGGACTCGCTGATGGTCAACGGTGGCATGGCATCCCTTGGGTTCTCCGATTTTTTCTTCGTCTTTCCGTCGTTCGGCTTGCCGAGAGCTTCGGGCTTTGATTCGTTGGGAGTACCCGGCGATGAGTCAACCAAGCGCTGCACAAAATTGGAGCTCCTTTCCTTCAGCGAGCGGTATGTCTTGTTAAAGCGATTAAAACTCTGTTAAAACAGGGATGTTAGCCAACAAAGGGGCGGGCGGATCACTCACTGACTGACTCACTGCGGCAGGTAGTTCCAGGAGAGCGTACACGGTGAAGACCACAAATTGGCCGGCAAAAAGTTCGTCTGGCTCTGGGACGTGAATCGTTTGGCTTGTCTGCTGGTGGTTATTGGTGGAACGGCGGGACAGCATGTCCCGTGCGGAGCCATGTTTCAGTGAAGATCTGATTAATGAAACTTTTAATTTCACTGACAGCGGAAAAGCGGGCCATAGTTCTTACTTAATGTCTGGAACCAGTGGAAACTTGAAGTTTTCATTGAACTTTGGCCACGTGTTGGTTTGAATGCTGCTGTCCAAGCGCTTCGTTCCGGGAAATAACTTCACCTGAATAGCAGTACAAAGAGAGAGTCATTCAAACGATATGGAAAGCGAAATAAATCATCATTACCTTTATCAAATACCCCTGAACGATCTTGAACCCGAACAGGGAGGGAAGATGTCGGGCGGCTATGAGATGGACATTGAGTTCTGGCACTGACGCTGTGTTCTTGGTAGCACTCTCGCCGCCAGCGGTGTCGATGGTGATCTGAAAGCCAATCTCCGGCTCTAGTGCCACCGAGTGGCGGGAGGAGGCCTGTGAGGGCGTCTGTTGGCCCGGCAGCAGGGATCGTAGCTTATTCATGATTGTTGCTCGGAGGGGGGTTCGACTCGACTACGCACTGCATTACGCGTCGCGTTCTCCCTTCCCATTCGATTGCGCAAAGTAACGAAGCgataatttttgaaaatgacTTAACACCCGCCGGCTTCTCCTTATCTGTGTGACTCGTACTTCGTGCTGATAAAAATTGGAGCTACCTTTGATGGGTgggggtggcggtggtggagagatagagaaataTCTCTCCGGCTGGAAAGTGCAGCCAGTGGCGGCTGTCACATGCTCAGAGAGCAATAAACCCCAAAGCTTAGTTCGTACACTGGAACAGCTGTTCGCCCAAAGCTTTCTGTTTGATTTCTTTGTGTGGGAAAGCTCGCTCTTGCTTCTCTCATTCACTTGCTAAGTAAACTGCTCATGTCAATAAATCGTGACCGTTGGAATTACACATAGATACCCGATGATTCTCCCCAATAGACAACAACACTTATAAACA
The sequence above is a segment of the Drosophila pseudoobscura strain MV-25-SWS-2005 chromosome X, UCI_Dpse_MV25, whole genome shotgun sequence genome. Coding sequences within it:
- the LOC4812767 gene encoding uncharacterized protein isoform X1, translating into MNKLRSLLPGQQTPSQASSRHSVALEPEIGFQITIDTAGGESATKNTASVPELNVHLIAARHLPSLFGFKIVQGYLIKVKLFPGTKRLDSSIQTNTWPKFNENFKFPLVPDIKSSLKHGSARDMLSRRSTNNHQQTSQTIHVPEPDELFAGQFVVFTVYALLELPAASFNRFNKTYRSLKERSSNFVQRLVDSSPGTPNESKPEALGKPNDGKTKKKSENPRDAMPPLTISESRRNIGSVTCYLEPKLFKRNARTGCYSSEELWLPIKDITTTVSKTTSSSNNNNNTLNNSPKGVVELALEVRDLGEGEPTEGGGIPETTPTPTPAPGPASNNWQRMTAEVKRKMGMSNASHIESGRYVLRVTTTRMRCSNKVKDELEATASAGVYVKTTAFEHGIYIDAWKSPNFFPSLSTKWDDGTDANEGTITIPLRSLEQLDNIVVRVTLATKKMGKKLVLGTVLIGGDRAGDTGSEQMRLIRETPPGERVAAWHCYQ
- the LOC4812767 gene encoding uncharacterized protein isoform X2, giving the protein MNKLRSLLPGQQTPSQASSRHSVALEPEIGFQITIDTAGGESATKNTASVPELNVHLIAARHLPSLFGFKIVQGYLIKVKLFPGTKRLDSSIQTNTWPKFNENFKFPLVPDIKSSLKHGSARDMLSRRSTNNHQQTSQTIHVPEPDELFAGQFVVFTVYALLELPAAVSQSTYRSLKERSSNFVQRLVDSSPGTPNESKPEALGKPNDGKTKKKSENPRDAMPPLTISESRRNIGSVTCYLEPKLFKRNARTGCYSSEELWLPIKDITTTVSKTTSSSNNNNNTLNNSPKGVVELALEVRDLGEGEPTEGGGIPETTPTPTPAPGPASNNWQRMTAEVKRKMGMSNASHIESGRYVLRVTTTRMRCSNKVKDELEATASAGVYVKTTAFEHGIYIDAWKSPNFFPSLSTKWDDGTDANEGTITIPLRSLEQLDNIVVRVTLATKKMGKKLVLGTVLIGGDRAGDTGSEQMRLIRETPPGERVAAWHCYQ